One region of Synechococcus elongatus PCC 11801 genomic DNA includes:
- the rpsJ gene encoding 30S ribosomal protein S10: MATLQQQKIRIRLKAFDRRLLDTSCDRIVETANRTNATAIGPIPLPTRRRIYCVLRSPHVDKDSREHFETRTHRRIIDIYQPSSKTIDALMKLDLPAGVDIEVKL; this comes from the coding sequence ATGGCTACCCTGCAGCAGCAGAAAATTCGGATTCGTCTCAAGGCTTTTGATCGTCGACTGCTGGATACTTCCTGCGATCGCATCGTCGAAACCGCTAACCGCACGAATGCCACTGCGATCGGCCCAATTCCGTTGCCGACTCGCCGTCGTATCTATTGCGTGCTGCGTTCGCCCCACGTGGACAAAGATTCGCGTGAGCACTTTGAAACGCGGACGCACCGTCGGATCATCGACATCTACCAGCCGTCTTCTAAAACGATCGATGCCTTGATGAAGCTCGATCTGCCAGCTGGGGTAGACATCGAAGTTAAGCTCTAA